In Saccharicrinis fermentans DSM 9555 = JCM 21142, a genomic segment contains:
- the tnpB gene encoding IS66 family insertion sequence element accessory protein TnpB (TnpB, as the term is used for proteins encoded by IS66 family insertion elements, is considered an accessory protein, since TnpC, encoded by a neighboring gene, is a DDE family transposase.) produces the protein MIGLSANLQYYLCCKPVDMRNGFDGLAGIVRNILKQDPVSGSVFIFINRTGTHIKLLFWDGDGFALFYKRLERGRYFLEDQDKTTPLRLITREELMMILEGLSFKNLKRKKRFKIS, from the coding sequence ATGATTGGGCTGAGTGCAAACTTGCAGTACTATTTGTGCTGCAAGCCTGTTGATATGCGTAATGGCTTTGATGGACTGGCCGGAATCGTGCGCAATATATTGAAGCAGGATCCTGTCAGTGGTTCCGTTTTCATTTTTATAAATCGCACCGGAACACATATAAAGCTGTTATTTTGGGACGGAGATGGTTTTGCCTTGTTTTACAAACGTCTGGAGCGAGGTAGATATTTTCTAGAAGACCAGGATAAAACAACACCATTACGACTCATTACCCGGGAAGAGTTGATGATGATTTTGGAAGGTCTTTCCTTTAAAAATTTGAAACGAAAAAAGCGATTTAAAATCAGCTGA
- the tnpC gene encoding IS66 family transposase produces MKKQHISHSQNTAQLEAKISALKADLLEKEAVISEKDSSIQKLTQDVEHLAFQNDQMRRLIFGSKRERFIPQVHPDQLTLSFEEEVAAVSKAVKEEQEKIRVEYERRKVRKEHPGRMQLPDHLPVNEIILEPEQDTTGMICIGKEVTEELDYTPAKLFKNHYIRYKFITKEDEKADQKQVIAPLNRPLHKCIASANLLGMIFTNKYLYHLPIYRTRQMLIQMGVTIPDSTLESWIKLGANLLRPLYVVHRLHVFREIYQMIDESPIKVQDRNKKGTCHQGYMWVRYAPLSKSVLFEYYKSRSANGPIDDLSSFRGFVQTDGYSGYTFLAKKAGLTHLSCWAHARRYFDAALKNDQERASHVLSLIQLLYAIEAIAREQNLSHEQRHALRLEKALPVINEIGAYINKHKGSVIPRSPLGKAFEYCKNRWTSLQNYLTNGMLEIDSNLVENSIRPLALGRKNYLFAGSHDAARNIAMFYSFFGTCKKLDIDPQKWLKYVMENIHITPAENFKELLPQFIDKSLLQE; encoded by the coding sequence ATGAAAAAACAGCACATTTCACATAGCCAAAATACTGCTCAACTGGAGGCCAAAATATCGGCTCTGAAAGCGGATCTTTTGGAGAAAGAAGCTGTTATTTCAGAAAAAGACTCTTCTATACAAAAGCTTACGCAGGATGTAGAACATCTTGCTTTTCAGAATGATCAGATGCGTCGTTTAATATTCGGGTCCAAACGAGAACGCTTCATTCCTCAGGTTCATCCCGATCAACTTACATTGTCTTTCGAAGAGGAGGTTGCTGCTGTTTCCAAAGCTGTTAAAGAAGAGCAGGAAAAGATCCGTGTTGAGTATGAACGCAGGAAAGTCAGAAAAGAACATCCTGGCCGTATGCAACTGCCTGATCACTTGCCTGTTAACGAAATTATTTTAGAGCCGGAGCAAGACACTACAGGCATGATATGTATTGGTAAGGAAGTCACTGAGGAGCTGGATTATACACCTGCCAAGTTGTTTAAGAACCATTACATCCGTTACAAATTTATTACCAAAGAGGACGAGAAAGCCGATCAAAAGCAAGTAATTGCTCCTTTAAACAGACCTCTTCATAAATGCATCGCCAGTGCCAATCTGCTAGGAATGATCTTTACCAATAAATACCTCTACCACTTACCGATTTACCGCACCCGCCAGATGCTCATCCAAATGGGAGTTACCATTCCGGACTCCACGCTGGAATCATGGATAAAACTTGGAGCCAATTTATTGCGACCTTTATACGTGGTACATCGATTACATGTTTTCAGGGAAATTTATCAGATGATCGATGAATCACCAATAAAAGTGCAGGATCGCAACAAAAAAGGAACGTGTCACCAGGGGTACATGTGGGTTCGGTATGCCCCATTGTCAAAAAGCGTGCTGTTTGAGTACTACAAGAGCCGATCGGCCAATGGCCCCATCGACGACTTGAGTTCGTTCCGTGGATTTGTTCAAACCGACGGTTATAGTGGCTATACCTTTTTGGCAAAAAAAGCAGGACTGACTCATTTATCATGCTGGGCACATGCCAGACGGTATTTTGATGCCGCACTGAAGAACGATCAGGAACGAGCTTCGCATGTGCTAAGCCTCATTCAGCTTCTCTATGCCATTGAGGCTATTGCACGGGAACAAAATCTATCCCATGAGCAACGGCATGCTCTGCGGCTGGAAAAAGCTCTGCCTGTAATTAACGAAATTGGAGCATACATTAACAAGCACAAAGGATCTGTAATACCAAGAAGTCCTCTGGGCAAAGCTTTTGAATATTGCAAAAATCGCTGGACAAGCCTGCAGAACTATCTTACCAACGGAATGCTGGAGATAGACAGCAATCTGGTTGAGAACTCTATTCGCCCTCTGGCTCTGGGACGTAAGAACTATTTGTTTGCCGGTTCACATGATGCTGCCAGAAATATCGCAATGTTCTACAGCTTCTTTGGAACTTGCAAGAAACTTGACATTGATCCGCAAAAATGGCTAAAGTACGTCATGGAAAACATCCACATTACACCCGCCGAAAATTTCAAAGAACTTTTGCCGCAATTTATTGATAAAAGTTTGCTTCAGGAATAA
- a CDS encoding flavodoxin domain-containing protein: MEKTAVLVGSSTGNTESVGEKIVEKLGNGAKLINVADASVAQIEDCKNLILGTSTWGVGDLQDDWEDFLPKLAQADLNGKTVALFGLGDAESYYDSFVDGIGTIYEEIKDKGIRPSKYLFLKQTFINKLRQKFFEIFGGCNVDVFHDVL, translated from the coding sequence ATGGAAAAAACAGCAGTTTTAGTAGGGTCTTCTACAGGAAACACAGAGTCTGTAGGAGAAAAAATAGTAGAAAAATTAGGAAATGGAGCTAAGTTAATCAACGTGGCAGATGCTTCTGTGGCTCAAATAGAAGATTGTAAAAACCTGATTCTAGGAACCTCGACCTGGGGTGTGGGCGATTTGCAAGATGACTGGGAAGATTTTCTTCCGAAATTAGCACAGGCCGATTTAAACGGGAAAACCGTAGCGCTTTTCGGGCTGGGAGATGCAGAATCGTACTATGATTCTTTTGTTGATGGTATTGGCACTATCTATGAGGAAATTAAAGACAAAGGTATCCGCCCGAGCAAATACTTATTCCTGAAGCAAACTTTTATCAATAAATTGCGGCAAAAGTTCTTTGAAATTTTCGGCGGGTGTAATGTGGATGTTTTCCATGACGTACTTTAG
- a CDS encoding 4Fe-4S binding protein — protein MSYFIVRVDWDKCILCESCELVCPTSAIIINPCSNEEIKLYPSLCTGCQACLRSCPTEAIYCVESVG, from the coding sequence ATGAGTTATTTTATTGTAAGAGTAGATTGGGACAAATGTATATTGTGCGAAAGTTGTGAACTTGTATGTCCTACAAGTGCAATAATAATAAATCCTTGTTCAAATGAAGAAATTAAACTTTATCCTTCTCTTTGTACGGGATGTCAAGCATGCTTAAGATCATGTCCTACAGAGGCAATATATTGCGTAGAGTCTGTAGGATAA
- a CDS encoding TonB-dependent receptor has product MKQYLFLIILMHFYTISDCQNNNIKGIIRNSALATPVANANIILSNNESDQFITGTISNKNGAFRISKPNNNCVTLTVSRLGYVSKKVLINSNTYSNPFYIELTPDTITIEEVTVVWKPLIDYNEEGDVALNVDQMGNVEKLFLSDIITNIPGLSIDIDGNVLYGGYHVFTTLINGERMGSYYRGKPGFILAGIEAKNIKRIEVITEPNGRFGFYTPVINIIPKGDLQDIYYASADVGTKDKYALNLDFTKKFKKLTFRPSITYENTQYTTKEEEERSDIEATTTQAINNLKTNKQIAPSMEVDYAFNRDQRLSLDMDYTSTNFSNNRNLTYLDGINICDLLSNKSSAYNLSAAYYKRLNIGFGQYGIINAKASVTENKDNETQDQWILDKQDKYQTESSNKNYDASLFFNYNYHKKGLFVSANANVSYSYYTRKYNREIFDITDNLWHEQYLYENNTTTRIFTASLSPYASYLIRTPKKTSHYFKLTLASYLRNEDNENTQQVLESSSIIYYTQNFKYRYSMKKEKELMFLINNRITPPTYKQLHQPLTYVNDYTMQQGNNGLEQAYNIEGVLSFCKNTNYIAISKGVSSKGKDKEKIAYDFKIRFNYRNKEIVQDVIINEDNSIIYTWKNAKESFTSAFDSKVDWNVNKYIRLSGGLSYNYRVFNTITRSENKDWQGNVRLSGTLPVDIKFDIQSTYHSQEQNYNTTTCEYYDMQARLSRFFLRNKLRISLSAQNLLSHNGIKTEYKDDESNIITQKYPESPIVWLKANYLLFSYYKKR; this is encoded by the coding sequence TTGAAACAATACCTTTTCTTAATAATCTTGATGCATTTTTATACTATTAGTGATTGTCAAAACAATAACATAAAAGGCATTATAAGAAATAGTGCATTGGCAACTCCGGTTGCTAATGCAAACATTATTTTAAGTAATAACGAATCCGATCAATTTATAACAGGTACTATTAGTAATAAAAATGGTGCTTTTAGAATTAGTAAACCAAATAATAATTGTGTTACCCTTACGGTGAGTCGTTTGGGTTATGTTTCTAAGAAAGTTCTAATTAATTCTAATACCTATTCAAATCCTTTTTATATTGAATTAACTCCTGATACCATAACTATAGAAGAAGTCACTGTAGTTTGGAAACCCCTTATAGATTATAACGAGGAGGGTGATGTTGCCTTAAATGTTGATCAAATGGGGAATGTAGAGAAATTATTCCTTTCTGATATTATTACGAACATTCCAGGTTTATCAATAGATATTGATGGTAATGTTTTATATGGCGGTTATCATGTTTTTACAACGCTTATAAATGGGGAACGTATGGGGAGTTATTATAGAGGAAAGCCTGGTTTTATACTTGCAGGTATTGAGGCTAAAAATATTAAGCGGATTGAGGTAATAACTGAACCTAACGGACGCTTTGGTTTTTATACCCCGGTAATTAATATTATCCCTAAAGGAGATTTGCAGGATATTTATTATGCATCGGCGGATGTGGGCACTAAAGATAAATATGCTTTAAATCTGGATTTTACTAAAAAATTTAAGAAGCTAACCTTTAGGCCTTCTATAACTTATGAAAACACTCAATACACCACAAAAGAAGAGGAAGAGCGAAGTGATATTGAGGCAACAACAACTCAGGCAATAAATAATTTGAAAACAAATAAACAAATAGCTCCTTCAATGGAGGTGGACTATGCATTTAATCGTGACCAAAGGCTCTCTTTGGATATGGATTATACCAGTACAAACTTTAGTAATAATAGAAATTTAACTTATCTGGATGGGATTAATATTTGCGATTTATTAAGCAATAAATCATCGGCATATAATTTATCGGCAGCATACTACAAAAGATTAAATATTGGTTTTGGTCAATATGGAATAATAAATGCCAAAGCATCTGTAACCGAAAATAAAGATAATGAAACACAAGATCAGTGGATTTTGGATAAACAAGACAAGTATCAAACAGAAAGTTCGAATAAGAATTATGATGCTTCTTTATTTTTCAACTATAATTATCATAAAAAGGGACTGTTTGTTAGTGCTAATGCAAATGTGAGTTATAGTTACTATACCAGAAAATATAACAGAGAAATATTTGATATAACTGATAATCTCTGGCATGAACAATATTTATATGAAAATAATACAACCACACGCATATTCACAGCTTCCTTGAGCCCATATGCCAGTTATTTGATACGTACTCCAAAAAAAACAAGCCACTATTTTAAATTGACATTGGCTTCCTATTTGCGTAATGAAGATAATGAAAATACACAACAAGTATTGGAGTCATCAAGTATTATTTATTATACCCAAAACTTTAAGTATCGTTATTCAATGAAAAAAGAAAAGGAACTTATGTTTTTAATAAATAATAGGATAACACCACCTACATACAAACAGTTACACCAACCTTTAACTTATGTAAACGATTATACTATGCAACAAGGAAACAACGGTTTAGAACAGGCTTACAATATTGAAGGGGTATTGAGTTTTTGTAAAAACACCAATTACATTGCAATTAGCAAAGGAGTAAGTTCTAAAGGCAAGGATAAAGAGAAGATAGCGTATGATTTTAAAATACGTTTTAATTACCGAAATAAAGAAATTGTTCAGGATGTAATTATAAATGAGGATAACAGTATTATTTATACTTGGAAGAATGCTAAAGAGAGTTTTACTTCAGCATTTGATTCAAAGGTTGATTGGAATGTAAATAAATATATTAGACTATCAGGAGGTTTATCATACAATTACAGAGTTTTTAATACAATTACTCGCTCCGAAAATAAAGACTGGCAGGGAAATGTACGTTTATCAGGAACCTTGCCTGTTGATATAAAATTTGATATTCAAAGTACCTATCACTCTCAGGAACAGAATTACAATACAACAACTTGCGAATACTATGATATGCAGGCCAGGTTAAGTCGCTTTTTTTTAAGAAACAAATTACGTATTTCACTATCAGCTCAAAACCTTTTGTCACATAATGGTATTAAAACAGAATATAAAGATGATGAAAGCAATATTATAACTCAAAAGTATCCAGAATCTCCCATTGTATGGTTAAAGGCAAATTATTTGTTGTTTAGTTATTATAAAAAGAGGTAG